AGGGGCCAACCTGGAAGGGGCCAACCTGCAAGGGGCCAACCTGGAAGGGGCCAACCTGGAAGGGGCCAACCTCTACGGGGCCAACCTGCGCAGGGCCAACCTGGAAGGGGCCAACCTGCGCAGGGCCAACCTGGAAGGGGCCAACCTCTACGGGGCCAACCTGGAAGGGGCCAACCTCTACGGGGCCACCCTGGAAGGGGTTGAGAGATGAACACCTATGACATGCTTTGTGACGAGTACGCGCATGAGTGGGGCCTCAGCATGAGCGCCCACCCCGCGCCCGTTCCCGCCCCCGCGCCCGTTGTGGTGCGGCCTGCCGACGATGGCATTGACTACCGTGCCGGGCTGAATGACGTGCGCGGTAAGCTGGACGAGGCCGCCGAGCGGTGGATGTTCTTCCGGCACCTGTTCGCCGGAAAGACGCTGATGCAGAAGCTCGACGTGCTGATCAACTTGGCCGTCGAGGGCGAAGAGAATCCGCGCCTCAGGGCGCTGGTGCGCACGTATGGGCTGGAGCGGGATACCGCAGTCGCAGGGGGTGCATCGTGAGCATCGAGAGACGGGCATGGATGGAACCGCTGGAAGTGTCAGCGACTATGTGGCCGGAGCACCGCGTTACCGAAACGACGGCGCTGTTTCGAGACATCGCGCTGCGGCTGGAGCGCACGCCGGCGCGCAAGGCGCTCATCTATCCGTTCGACTCGCAGCAAGCCGCCAGACGCGCGCGCAAAAACGTGAGCACGATGTTCCGGGCGCGCATGGGCGGCGGGCGTGTCTCGCTGAGCGTCACCGATTACAATGGCAAGCCTGCGCTGTGGGTGAGGCGCGGGCCGCAGTGGGGCGCGAATGGCGTCCCGGTAGAGGAGGGAGAGGGAGATGAGTGACAAGGCACTCACAGTACAGACCGGGCTAGATTTGCGCTCGCTTGGCGAAGTGCTGGCGCGCAGCGGGTTCTTTAAGGACACGAAGGACGAAGCCCAGGCTATCGTCAAGGTGCTGGCCGGGCAGGAAATCGGA
This genomic interval from bacterium contains the following:
- a CDS encoding pentapeptide repeat-containing protein, coding for KLGGANLEGANLYGANLYRANLEGANLRRANLEGANLRRANLEGANLQGANLEGANLQGANLEGANLEGANLYGANLRRANLEGANLRRANLEGANLYGANLEGANLYGATLEGVER